One segment of Streptomyces sp. YIM 121038 DNA contains the following:
- a CDS encoding abortive phage infection protein, giving the protein MKRNEGMTRGRFLVGAAAAAGAAALAGPALAAAPAGAAPRPGSEPTATARRGLTYRGVMYECADGDSPHTSWNPRRMRADLRSIRRALHANSVVVYGTGVERMAATAAEAAEQGLHVWLQPRLGDVPERQILDHLAETGRQAERLRRQGARVYLSVGCEFVLFVPGIVPGDDALERVENMLKGNWDPKEAQRKLDRLIPLAARTARRVFHGPVTYGGAHEDVVDWSLFDIVSVNYYSYFADPRGYYKELDPYRKWGRPVAITEFGTCTFRGAPEAGGMGWNSIDYSKPKPEVRKGLRRSERVQARYMTQVLDVFERMNLHAAMAYEFVSPEMPHRRERRYDLDMASYSLTKAIWKTEDDPTARWHWEPKEAFHAVAAHYARAGRGA; this is encoded by the coding sequence GTGAAGCGGAACGAGGGCATGACCAGAGGAAGGTTCCTCGTCGGCGCGGCAGCGGCGGCGGGCGCCGCCGCGCTCGCCGGCCCGGCCCTGGCGGCGGCACCGGCCGGGGCCGCGCCCCGCCCCGGCAGCGAGCCGACGGCCACCGCCCGGCGCGGACTGACCTACCGGGGCGTCATGTACGAGTGCGCCGACGGCGATTCGCCCCACACCAGTTGGAACCCCCGGCGGATGCGCGCCGACCTGCGGAGCATCAGGCGCGCGCTGCACGCGAACTCGGTCGTGGTCTACGGCACCGGCGTGGAGCGCATGGCCGCCACGGCCGCGGAGGCGGCCGAGCAGGGACTGCACGTGTGGCTCCAGCCGCGCCTGGGCGACGTGCCCGAGCGCCAGATCCTCGACCACCTCGCCGAGACCGGCAGGCAGGCCGAACGGCTGCGCCGCCAGGGCGCCCGCGTCTACCTCAGCGTGGGCTGCGAGTTCGTCCTGTTCGTCCCCGGCATCGTGCCCGGGGACGACGCCCTGGAGCGGGTCGAGAACATGCTCAAGGGCAACTGGGACCCGAAGGAGGCACAGCGCAAGCTGGACCGGCTCATCCCGCTGGCCGCGCGCACCGCGCGGCGCGTCTTCCACGGCCCGGTGACGTACGGAGGCGCACACGAAGACGTCGTCGACTGGAGCCTGTTCGACATCGTCAGCGTCAACTACTACTCCTACTTCGCCGACCCGCGCGGCTACTACAAGGAGCTCGACCCCTACCGGAAGTGGGGCAGGCCCGTGGCCATCACCGAGTTCGGCACCTGTACGTTCCGGGGTGCCCCCGAGGCGGGCGGCATGGGCTGGAACAGCATCGACTACAGCAAGCCCAAGCCGGAGGTGCGCAAGGGCCTGCGGCGCAGCGAACGCGTCCAGGCGCGGTATATGACGCAGGTCCTCGACGTGTTCGAGCGGATGAACCTGCACGCGGCGATGGCGTACGAGTTCGTGTCCCCGGAGATGCCGCACCGCCGCGAGCGGCGCTACGACCTGGACATGGCCAGCTACAGCCTCACCAAGGCCATCTGGAAGACCGAGGACGACCCGACGGCGCGCTGGCACTGGGAGCCCAAGGAGGCCTTCCACGCGGTGGCCGCGCACTACGCCCGGGCGGGCCGGGGCGCCTGA
- a CDS encoding S41 family peptidase yields the protein MRRTLAEPDRTLPDSVGLEEFMRRVEADPLPLADRYRLVAAARVLLEELYVHLPLKRAMHATDPVQRLRLLERRLAPLSELQFHAELTDVFRGLRDLHTVYQLPDPYRGHVATLGFLVERYAAPDGTPHHIVSKIDPSLVHAGFDAGAELEAWNGVPIERAVERNAAAQAGSHLDARLARGLESLTLRPLRTGPPPDEHRVLLTYRTVGGRRRETRVPWRVRAVEQRAGRAQDPVPTLATALGIDVGSEASRQVKRALFAPPQARRSAARALRSVVRYRTVRVRGRSYGYVRVYSFNVAGARPFAEEVARIAARAPESGLIVDIRGNPGGHVPAAESALQVLSPRPVAPVSFSLSTTRAALALARSNPGFRVWTPSIRAAVETGEVYSQAFPLTDPEAVTAGLPRHSGPKVLITDALSYSAADIFAAGFQDNGLGPVLGTARRTGAGGANVWTHELLRVWLPEILGELPRGAGFRVALRRATRALGNVDVPLEDLGVEADELHRLTERDVTGHNQDLLAAAAALLG from the coding sequence ATGAGACGGACGCTCGCCGAACCGGACAGGACCCTGCCGGACTCGGTCGGCCTGGAGGAGTTCATGCGGCGGGTGGAGGCCGACCCGCTGCCGCTCGCGGACCGCTACCGGCTGGTGGCCGCCGCGCGCGTTCTCCTCGAGGAGCTGTACGTACACCTTCCGCTGAAGCGGGCGATGCACGCCACCGACCCCGTGCAGCGGCTCCGGCTCCTGGAGCGCCGCCTCGCGCCCCTCAGTGAGCTGCAGTTCCACGCCGAACTCACGGACGTCTTCCGGGGACTGCGCGATCTGCACACCGTCTATCAACTGCCGGATCCCTACCGGGGCCACGTGGCCACGCTCGGCTTCCTCGTCGAGCGCTACGCCGCCCCCGACGGCACGCCCCACCACATCGTCTCCAAGATCGATCCGTCCCTCGTGCACGCCGGCTTCGACGCCGGCGCCGAGCTGGAGGCCTGGAACGGGGTGCCGATCGAGCGCGCCGTCGAGCGCAACGCGGCCGCGCAGGCGGGCTCTCACCTCGACGCGCGCCTGGCGCGCGGCCTGGAGTCCCTGACGCTGCGCCCGCTGCGGACCGGTCCCCCGCCCGACGAGCACCGCGTGCTCCTGACGTACCGCACCGTCGGGGGCCGCCGCCGCGAGACGCGCGTCCCGTGGCGGGTGCGGGCCGTCGAGCAGCGCGCCGGGCGCGCCCAGGACCCGGTGCCGACGCTGGCCACCGCCCTCGGCATCGACGTCGGGAGCGAGGCCTCGCGGCAGGTCAAGCGCGCGCTCTTCGCGCCGCCGCAGGCGCGGCGCTCGGCCGCGCGGGCCCTGCGCAGCGTCGTCCGCTACCGCACGGTGCGTGTCCGGGGCCGCTCCTACGGATACGTACGCGTCTACTCGTTCAACGTCGCGGGGGCGCGGCCGTTCGCCGAGGAGGTGGCGCGGATCGCGGCCCGCGCACCGGAGAGCGGCCTGATCGTGGACATCCGCGGCAACCCGGGAGGCCACGTCCCGGCCGCGGAGTCCGCCTTGCAGGTGCTGAGCCCGCGTCCCGTGGCGCCGGTGAGCTTCTCGCTGTCCACCACCCGGGCCGCGCTCGCCCTCGCCCGGTCCAACCCGGGTTTCCGCGTCTGGACCCCCTCGATCCGCGCCGCCGTGGAGACCGGCGAGGTGTACTCGCAGGCCTTCCCGCTCACCGATCCCGAGGCGGTCACCGCGGGGCTGCCGCGCCACTCCGGCCCCAAGGTCCTGATCACCGACGCGCTGTCGTACTCGGCCGCCGACATCTTCGCGGCCGGTTTCCAGGACAACGGCCTCGGGCCGGTCCTCGGCACCGCGCGGCGCACCGGTGCGGGCGGCGCCAACGTCTGGACGCACGAGCTGCTGCGCGTGTGGCTGCCCGAGATCCTCGGCGAGCTGCCGCGCGGCGCCGGGTTCCGCGTGGCGCTGCGGCGTGCCACGCGGGCGCTCGGCAACGTCGACGTACCGCTGGAGGACCTCGGCGTCGAGGCGGACGAACTGCACCGGCTGACCGAGCGCGACGTCACCGGGCACAACCAGGACCTCCTCGCGGCGGCCGCGGCGCTGCTCGGCTGA
- a CDS encoding rodlin, with amino-acid sequence MLKKVMAATAVTASAVGMVGAVAPAASAIGDDHGTTSASGNGASQAFGNSATHGDMSLQGSIVQGSLNKPCLGVPVKVNAGAIVGLLVPVAVQDIPILSAPQNQQCAENSTQAKGDEPLSHLADDISALSGNGAGNG; translated from the coding sequence GTGCTGAAGAAGGTTATGGCGGCGACCGCGGTCACTGCTTCCGCGGTGGGCATGGTCGGCGCGGTGGCGCCCGCCGCGAGCGCCATCGGCGACGACCACGGCACCACCTCGGCGAGCGGCAACGGCGCTTCGCAGGCGTTCGGCAACTCCGCCACGCACGGCGACATGAGCCTCCAGGGTTCGATCGTCCAGGGCTCGCTCAACAAGCCCTGCCTCGGCGTGCCCGTCAAGGTGAACGCCGGGGCGATCGTGGGCCTCCTGGTCCCGGTCGCGGTCCAGGACATCCCGATCCTGTCGGCGCCGCAGAACCAGCAGTGCGCCGAGAACTCGACCCAGGCCAAGGGCGACGAGCCGCTCTCGCACCTCGCGGACGACATCTCGGCCCTGTCCGGCAACGGCGCGGGCAACGGCTGA
- a CDS encoding DUF4073 domain-containing protein has product MDRRTLLTASGGALATTAFAPQAYAAPAAHTERWFGRDPVRFNVISDIQGDLSDFGRALDDMAAVNPRSAGLAVAGDITPRGYDFEYAQVTAELRRHSHPRSMSWAIGNHEFYVPKWRDPDTLAQDTWPNGTTEDSLFRSFYRFAKRGSVHAETSFGGIPVLALGTERYAHFHDPKLWDEVWLSDAQFAWLEDRLWHWSRRRKPVMVITHHPLPNTVSGTRNKLYSSDYLQADRLLNLLGRHPDVFLFSGHTHWDLDLSDWVVRRVVPGTANLNGFTVVNTGAIQTGYRDDGKGGEVAVEGSFNQGLQVEVHRNSVVIKARDFARRTWLKQFTVPLSR; this is encoded by the coding sequence ATGGACCGCAGAACCCTCCTCACCGCGAGCGGCGGCGCCCTGGCGACCACCGCCTTCGCCCCGCAGGCCTACGCCGCCCCCGCCGCGCACACCGAGCGGTGGTTCGGCCGGGACCCCGTGCGGTTCAACGTCATCAGCGACATCCAGGGCGATCTGAGCGACTTCGGCCGCGCCCTGGACGACATGGCGGCCGTCAATCCGCGCAGCGCGGGCCTCGCCGTGGCGGGCGACATCACGCCGCGCGGCTACGACTTCGAGTACGCGCAGGTCACCGCCGAACTCCGGCGGCACTCCCACCCGCGCAGCATGTCCTGGGCGATCGGCAACCACGAGTTCTACGTGCCGAAGTGGCGCGACCCCGACACCCTCGCCCAGGACACCTGGCCCAACGGCACCACCGAGGACTCGCTCTTCCGCAGCTTCTACCGGTTCGCCAAGCGCGGTTCGGTGCACGCGGAGACCTCCTTCGGCGGCATCCCGGTGCTCGCCCTCGGCACCGAGCGGTACGCGCACTTCCACGACCCCAAGCTCTGGGACGAGGTGTGGCTCAGCGACGCGCAGTTCGCCTGGCTGGAGGACCGGCTGTGGCACTGGTCGCGCCGCCGCAAGCCCGTCATGGTCATCACCCACCACCCGCTGCCCAACACGGTCTCCGGCACCCGCAACAAGCTCTACTCGAGCGACTACCTCCAGGCCGACCGGCTGCTGAACCTGCTCGGCCGCCACCCCGACGTGTTCCTCTTCTCCGGGCACACCCACTGGGACCTCGACCTGTCCGACTGGGTGGTGCGCCGCGTCGTGCCGGGCACCGCCAACCTCAACGGGTTCACGGTGGTCAACACCGGAGCCATCCAGACCGGTTACCGCGACGACGGCAAGGGCGGCGAGGTCGCCGTCGAGGGCTCCTTCAACCAGGGCCTCCAGGTCGAGGTGCACCGCAACTCCGTCGTCATCAAGGCACGCGACTTCGCCCGCCGCACCTGGCTGAAGCAGTTCACGGTGCCGCTGAGCCGCTGA
- a CDS encoding histidine kinase: MNRSWVEPVFDTKYAAPRGLAVGAALLGALLLIQQPSQARDWLFAAVALALCLVGVGRAFGAAVAQAGLLVAAHACGADLVATLKVLAAIAVFEVSVRCPGRRPAVAASVLACAVVANRVTDLPGELASVLYKTGVVAGVPLLLGAYVRATRGAARRAREHLAQEEARAEQRVHSARAAERAAIARELHDLVAHHVSSMVVRVGVARHVLPGAGADGPADPRIGAVLDDLHASGTAAMADLRRLVAVLRDPDSVGPDAPPLLTPGALATAVAAVVTQSARSGLTISAAVDEEGLARVDTARGLAVLRLAQEGLANAARHAGADAHAELTVRVDRDGGVQVTVDDDGGAAHRPELPAAGPHGHGLVGLRERVDLLGGSLAAGPAARGWRLRAELPAAPPCAPRTEKTPQRETQP; this comes from the coding sequence GTGAACCGATCTTGGGTCGAGCCGGTGTTCGACACGAAGTACGCGGCACCGCGAGGTCTCGCGGTCGGCGCGGCGCTGCTCGGCGCCCTCCTCCTGATCCAACAGCCCTCGCAGGCGCGGGACTGGCTGTTCGCCGCCGTCGCGCTCGCGCTGTGTCTCGTCGGCGTCGGACGGGCGTTCGGCGCGGCCGTCGCCCAGGCGGGGCTGCTGGTGGCCGCACACGCCTGCGGCGCGGACCTGGTAGCGACGCTGAAGGTCCTTGCCGCGATCGCCGTGTTCGAGGTGTCGGTGCGGTGCCCGGGGCGGCGGCCCGCCGTCGCGGCCTCCGTGCTGGCCTGCGCGGTCGTCGCCAACCGCGTCACGGACCTGCCGGGCGAACTGGCCTCGGTGCTCTACAAGACGGGGGTCGTGGCCGGTGTGCCGTTGCTGCTCGGCGCGTACGTGCGGGCCACCCGGGGGGCCGCCCGCCGGGCCCGCGAGCACCTCGCGCAGGAGGAGGCGCGCGCCGAGCAGCGCGTGCACTCCGCCCGGGCCGCCGAACGGGCCGCCATCGCCCGCGAGTTGCACGACCTCGTGGCCCACCACGTCTCGTCCATGGTGGTACGGGTGGGCGTCGCCCGGCACGTCCTGCCGGGCGCGGGCGCGGACGGCCCGGCCGACCCACGGATCGGTGCCGTACTCGACGACCTGCACGCGAGCGGCACCGCGGCGATGGCCGACCTGCGGCGCCTGGTGGCGGTGTTGCGCGACCCCGACAGCGTCGGGCCCGACGCGCCGCCGCTGCTCACCCCCGGGGCCCTGGCCACCGCGGTGGCGGCGGTCGTCACGCAGAGCGCCCGCTCCGGCCTGACGATCAGCGCCGCCGTGGACGAGGAGGGGCTCGCGCGCGTCGACACCGCCCGCGGCCTGGCCGTGCTGCGCCTGGCGCAGGAGGGCCTGGCCAACGCGGCCCGGCACGCCGGGGCGGACGCGCACGCGGAGCTGACCGTACGCGTGGACCGGGACGGCGGCGTCCAGGTCACCGTCGACGACGACGGCGGCGCGGCACACCGGCCCGAGCTCCCGGCCGCGGGGCCGCACGGCCACGGCCTCGTCGGCCTGCGCGAACGCGTGGACCTGCTCGGCGGCAGCCTGGCCGCGGGCCCCGCCGCACGCGGCTGGCGCCTGCGCGCCGAACTGCCCGCCGCGCCGCCTTGCGCGCCGCGCACCGAGAAGACCCCGCAGAGAGAGACCCAGCCGTGA
- a CDS encoding uracil-DNA glycosylase family protein, which yields MAEFDRGPTAQFAELLAQVPEPPVKDAFWFDWGPIFYRGRLDGSARVLIVASDPGPTERIAGRSLVGNAGQRVQGFLTKLGLTRSYVCLNAWAYAVQPSRALAMKERLADPPQTQWRNAVFDRATDPTLEAVVAMGFMAQEAVRLWPSRPPVPLVEVPHPSSHDPAALLDGWRAAITQLRPVVTPDPDGDNTGPNYGTEFLESDYGAIPHRDLPFGAPAFLGDDAWVRAKGGANSVSRPSPDDKHTLLWKAPG from the coding sequence ATGGCGGAGTTCGACCGCGGGCCCACGGCCCAGTTCGCCGAGTTGCTGGCCCAGGTTCCCGAGCCGCCCGTGAAGGACGCGTTCTGGTTCGACTGGGGGCCGATCTTCTACCGCGGGCGGCTCGACGGCTCCGCGCGCGTCCTGATCGTGGCCTCGGACCCCGGGCCCACCGAGCGGATCGCCGGGCGCAGCCTCGTCGGCAACGCCGGGCAGCGCGTCCAGGGCTTCCTCACGAAGCTCGGCCTGACCCGCTCCTACGTGTGCCTCAACGCGTGGGCGTACGCGGTCCAGCCGAGCCGGGCCCTCGCGATGAAGGAGCGGCTCGCCGACCCGCCGCAGACGCAGTGGCGCAACGCCGTCTTCGACCGGGCGACGGACCCGACCCTGGAGGCCGTCGTCGCCATGGGCTTCATGGCCCAGGAGGCGGTGCGGCTGTGGCCGTCGCGGCCCCCGGTGCCGCTCGTCGAAGTGCCCCACCCCTCCAGCCACGACCCGGCGGCCCTGCTCGACGGCTGGCGTGCCGCCATCACGCAGCTGCGGCCGGTGGTGACGCCGGACCCGGACGGGGACAACACCGGGCCGAACTACGGCACCGAGTTCCTGGAGTCCGACTACGGCGCGATCCCCCACCGTGACCTGCCCTTCGGTGCCCCCGCCTTCCTCGGCGACGACGCCTGGGTGCGCGCCAAGGGCGGGGCGAACTCCGTCAGCCGCCCCTCGCCCGACGACAAGCACACGCTGCTCTGGAAGGCGCCGGGCTGA
- a CDS encoding L-threonylcarbamoyladenylate synthase, whose protein sequence is MARYFDVHPDNPQRRSITSVVDGVRSGALIAYPTDSCYALGCQLGSRDGIARIRTIRNLDDRHHFTLVCQSFAQLGQFVRLDNDVFRTIKAATPGSYTFILPATKEVPRQLLHPKKKTVGVRIPDHSVTQALLAELGEPLLSSTLLLPDEEEPLTQGWEIKERLDHQVDVVVDSGDCGTEPTTVIDFSDGEATIVRRGAGDTARFE, encoded by the coding sequence ATGGCCAGGTACTTCGACGTGCATCCGGACAATCCCCAGCGGCGCAGCATCACGAGCGTGGTGGACGGCGTCCGCTCCGGTGCGCTCATCGCGTACCCGACGGACTCCTGCTACGCCCTCGGCTGCCAGCTGGGAAGCCGCGACGGCATCGCGCGGATCCGGACGATCCGCAATCTCGACGACCGGCACCACTTCACCCTCGTCTGTCAGAGCTTCGCCCAGCTGGGGCAGTTCGTACGGCTCGACAACGACGTGTTCCGCACCATCAAGGCGGCCACTCCGGGCAGCTACACCTTCATCCTGCCCGCCACCAAGGAGGTGCCGCGCCAGCTGCTGCACCCCAAGAAGAAGACCGTCGGGGTCCGGATCCCCGACCACTCCGTCACCCAGGCCCTCCTCGCCGAGCTGGGCGAGCCGCTGCTCTCCAGCACCCTGCTCCTTCCCGACGAGGAGGAGCCGCTGACCCAGGGCTGGGAGATCAAGGAGCGCCTCGACCACCAGGTGGACGTGGTCGTCGACTCGGGCGACTGCGGTACGGAGCCGACGACCGTGATCGACTTCTCCGACGGGGAGGCGACGATCGTGCGCCGGGGAGCGGGCGACACCGCGCGCTTCGAGTAA
- a CDS encoding NAD(P)/FAD-dependent oxidoreductase, producing MYDVIVVGARVAGSPTAMLLARAGYRVLMVERSTFPKETLSTLYIHQPGIALLSKWGVLPDVVATGCPPLDRAAYTYAGVRIEGSSWPVEGQQASYAPRRFLIDTILTKAAVDAGVEFRDNCSVTDLVFEDDRVVGVRLKPSDGSEVVERARLVVGADGMRSTVAAKVKAPYEIEDPTLTCCYYSYWEGLPTRFRLYQSRGSWVGTVPTNDGATLVAAYFPQARFAEVKGDGLAALLDTVRHTAPEVRAEMDAGTQVERLFGTGNQLNFFRRAAGPGWALVGDASHHKDSITARGITDAFIQAQLLVDRIGDTLQDPDRLRKSLDEFAAQRTETLIPDYKSTLKTAELNPPGHHLDLLRAAATSGELSDRYFSALSGACPVNEFLTPELLDLMEEMREIRDLDERGAAAGAR from the coding sequence GTGTACGACGTGATCGTGGTCGGGGCGCGGGTCGCCGGCTCTCCGACAGCGATGCTGCTCGCCCGCGCCGGGTACCGGGTGCTCATGGTCGAGCGCAGCACCTTTCCCAAGGAGACGCTGTCGACCCTGTACATCCACCAGCCGGGCATCGCGCTCCTCAGCAAGTGGGGCGTGCTGCCGGACGTGGTGGCCACCGGCTGTCCGCCCCTGGACAGGGCCGCCTACACGTACGCGGGCGTCCGCATCGAGGGGTCCTCCTGGCCGGTCGAGGGCCAGCAGGCTTCGTACGCGCCGCGCCGCTTCCTCATCGACACGATCCTCACGAAGGCCGCGGTCGACGCGGGCGTGGAGTTCCGCGACAACTGCTCGGTCACGGACCTCGTCTTCGAGGACGACCGGGTCGTGGGCGTCCGGCTCAAGCCGAGCGACGGGAGCGAGGTGGTCGAGCGCGCCCGTCTGGTCGTCGGCGCCGACGGCATGCGCTCCACGGTGGCGGCGAAGGTCAAGGCGCCGTACGAGATCGAGGACCCGACGCTCACCTGCTGCTACTACAGCTACTGGGAGGGCCTGCCCACGCGCTTCCGGCTCTATCAGTCCCGCGGCAGCTGGGTGGGCACGGTGCCCACCAACGACGGCGCGACGCTGGTCGCGGCGTACTTCCCGCAGGCACGCTTCGCCGAGGTCAAGGGCGACGGCCTCGCCGCCCTGCTCGACACCGTGCGGCACACCGCGCCCGAGGTGCGCGCGGAGATGGACGCGGGCACCCAGGTGGAGCGCCTCTTCGGCACCGGCAACCAGCTCAACTTCTTCCGCAGGGCGGCCGGTCCCGGCTGGGCCCTCGTCGGCGACGCGAGCCACCACAAGGACTCCATCACGGCACGCGGCATCACCGACGCCTTCATCCAGGCCCAGCTCCTGGTGGACCGGATCGGTGACACCCTCCAGGACCCCGACCGGCTGCGGAAGTCGCTCGACGAGTTCGCCGCGCAGCGGACCGAGACCCTCATCCCGGACTACAAGAGCACGCTGAAGACGGCCGAGCTGAATCCGCCCGGCCACCACCTGGACCTGCTGCGCGCGGCCGCCACGAGCGGCGAGCTTTCCGACCGCTACTTCTCGGCGCTCTCCGGCGCCTGCCCGGTCAACGAGTTCCTCACGCCGGAGCTCCTCGACCTCATGGAGGAGATGCGGGAGATCCGCGACCTCGACGAGCGCGGCGCCGCCGCCGGCGCCCGGTGA
- a CDS encoding response regulator transcription factor, with protein sequence MIRLLVSDDQPLVRMGLRMLFEQPDDIDLVGEADDGQTAVRLAESLAPDVILMDLRMPGVDGITATRRVLAARPATRVLALTTFDDDDHLYPALTAGACGFLVKDTPPPQLLDGVRRAARGEAPFSQAALDRIVARALDATSPPAGRSVTASPAGLTARERQVLGLLGQGLANKEIAERLHLGVTTVKTHVANLMAKTCRANRIQLAVLAVQSGLAAPPSP encoded by the coding sequence GTGATCCGCCTCCTCGTCTCCGACGACCAGCCGCTCGTCCGCATGGGCCTGCGCATGCTCTTCGAGCAGCCCGACGACATCGACCTCGTCGGCGAGGCCGACGACGGCCAGACCGCCGTGCGCCTGGCCGAGAGCCTCGCCCCGGACGTGATCCTGATGGACCTGCGCATGCCGGGAGTGGACGGCATCACGGCCACCCGGCGCGTCCTCGCGGCCCGCCCCGCCACCCGGGTGCTCGCCCTGACGACGTTCGACGACGACGATCACCTGTACCCGGCCCTCACCGCCGGTGCCTGCGGCTTCCTGGTGAAGGACACCCCTCCCCCGCAACTCCTGGACGGTGTGCGCCGCGCCGCACGCGGAGAGGCCCCCTTCAGCCAGGCCGCCCTGGACCGCATCGTCGCGCGCGCCCTGGACGCCACAAGCCCACCGGCCGGGCGGAGCGTCACCGCGTCCCCCGCCGGGCTCACCGCACGGGAGCGGCAGGTCCTGGGCCTGCTCGGGCAGGGCCTGGCCAACAAGGAGATCGCCGAGCGGCTGCACCTGGGCGTGACCACCGTCAAGACGCACGTGGCGAACCTGATGGCCAAGACGTGCCGCGCCAACCGCATCCAGCTCGCGGTGCTCGCCGTCCAGTCGGGTCTCGCCGCCCCGCCCTCGCCCTGA
- a CDS encoding EF-hand domain-containing protein encodes MSEKARKLFEALDLDHNGTLTREEVIIALRTKGPSLAASGDLPFWGLGDAEDSSALFDAADQNGDAVLTLEEFSAEVDRRFGWR; translated from the coding sequence ATGAGTGAGAAGGCCCGGAAGCTGTTCGAGGCACTGGACCTCGACCACAACGGGACCCTGACCCGCGAGGAGGTGATCATCGCCTTGCGGACCAAGGGTCCGTCCCTGGCCGCGTCCGGGGACCTGCCGTTCTGGGGGCTCGGGGACGCCGAGGACTCCTCGGCGCTGTTCGACGCCGCCGATCAGAACGGGGACGCGGTGCTGACGCTGGAGGAGTTCTCGGCGGAGGTCGACCGCCGCTTCGGCTGGCGCTGA
- a CDS encoding amidohydrolase family protein yields the protein MALVLRGTVVTCDSDHRILDPGAVYVGDDGRLAAVREAGQTPPAGFSSAPVIDTGALILPGLIDLHNHLLYNTLPLWEAVGVPYLHHDRWVGEKHPPDYATSVTWPAKVLGQAAPEALIKYVEVKALVGGVTAIQGAPLSTRPVDGWLLRTIDNEKLPAGADMVMTAALQLDADELREERAPRLDGTRLLIYHVAEGKPGSIVHREFDDLEPCLKPGLIGVHGTALTAADFKKWQSAVTTINPAEKATVVWSPFSNYWLYHTTTDVVEADKKGLRIALGSDWSPSGTKNVLGELKVADSVNRHELGGRFTDRELCDMVTANPGDALATAWGPQVGRLERGSAADLLVLERHDPATDPYRNLIDATERHVRLVLVRGRPFYGTRALMAAAGASDTSALTVAGLSRRVAVRDPHRADATLDWPGVKRALEKVREDPVAAWRAAQDALADWGGPLDDPDAPLALFGDMPEGDTGAFAAAGEVPLDLVVPRLDPLAHDAAYFAAVARGGVPELQHLADYYP from the coding sequence ATGGCCCTCGTCCTGCGCGGCACGGTGGTCACCTGCGACAGCGACCACCGGATCCTCGACCCGGGCGCCGTGTACGTCGGCGACGACGGCCGTCTGGCCGCGGTGCGGGAGGCCGGGCAGACGCCGCCCGCGGGCTTCTCCTCCGCGCCGGTCATCGACACGGGCGCGCTGATCCTGCCGGGCCTGATCGACCTGCACAACCACCTCCTCTACAACACGCTCCCGCTGTGGGAGGCGGTCGGCGTGCCCTATCTGCACCACGACCGCTGGGTCGGTGAGAAGCACCCGCCCGACTACGCGACGTCGGTGACCTGGCCCGCCAAGGTGCTCGGCCAGGCGGCACCCGAGGCACTGATCAAGTACGTCGAGGTGAAGGCCCTGGTCGGCGGGGTGACAGCCATTCAGGGCGCCCCGCTGTCGACCCGCCCCGTCGACGGCTGGCTGCTGCGGACCATCGACAACGAGAAGCTGCCCGCGGGCGCCGACATGGTGATGACCGCCGCGCTCCAGCTCGACGCCGACGAGCTGCGCGAGGAGCGGGCGCCGCGGCTCGACGGCACGCGGCTGCTGATCTACCACGTCGCGGAGGGGAAGCCCGGCTCGATCGTGCACCGCGAGTTCGACGACCTCGAACCGTGTCTGAAGCCGGGCCTGATCGGTGTGCACGGCACCGCCCTGACCGCGGCCGACTTCAAGAAGTGGCAGAGCGCGGTGACCACGATCAACCCCGCGGAGAAGGCCACCGTCGTGTGGTCGCCGTTCTCCAACTACTGGCTCTACCACACCACGACGGACGTGGTGGAGGCCGACAAGAAGGGGCTGCGCATCGCGCTCGGCTCCGACTGGTCGCCCTCGGGCACCAAGAACGTCCTGGGCGAGCTCAAGGTCGCCGACTCCGTCAACCGCCACGAGCTCGGCGGCCGCTTCACCGACCGCGAGCTGTGCGACATGGTGACCGCGAACCCCGGAGACGCCCTCGCGACCGCCTGGGGGCCGCAGGTGGGCCGTCTGGAGCGCGGCAGCGCCGCGGACCTGCTCGTCCTCGAACGCCACGACCCGGCCACGGACCCGTACCGCAATCTGATCGACGCCACCGAGCGGCACGTGCGCCTGGTCCTGGTGCGCGGCCGCCCCTTCTACGGCACGCGTGCGCTGATGGCCGCCGCGGGGGCGAGCGACACCAGCGCGCTCACGGTGGCCGGGCTCTCCCGGCGGGTGGCGGTGCGGGATCCGCACCGGGCCGACGCCACGCTCGACTGGCCCGGGGTCAAGCGGGCCCTGGAGAAGGTCCGGGAGGACCCGGTGGCCGCCTGGCGCGCCGCGCAGGACGCGCTCGCCGACTGGGGTGGTCCGCTCGACGACCCCGACGCGCCCCTCGCCCTGTTCGGGGACATGCCGGAGGGCGACACGGGCGCCTTCGCCGCCGCGGGCGAGGTCCCACTGGACCTGGTCGTCCCGCGCCTCGACCCGCTGGCCCACGACGCCGCCTACTTCGCCGCCGTGGCGCGCGGCGGCGTGCCCGAGCTCCAGCACCTCGCGGACTACTACCCATGA